AATTGTGTAATCTTTCTATTAAACAATTATTACAATTTTTCGATACGCTTGTTCTTAATTCAACTGAAACAGAAATTGCTCAGGGGCTTATTCAAGAAATCAAAAATAGGCTTATTTTCATTAATGATGTTGGATTGTCATATTTGACATTAAATCGTACTGCTCGAACATTATCAGGCGGCGAAGGACAACGTATTCGGCTAGCTTGCCAAATCGGCTCATCATTAAGCGGCGTACTATATATTCTTGATGAGCCAAGTATTGGTTTACATCAAAGAGATAATGATCGTTTAATTGAGACACTTAAAGCATTACGCGATCAAGATAACACCATTGTAGTTGTTGAGCATGATATGGATACCATTGCACAATCAGATTATGTCATAGACATGGGACCCGCTGCTGGAATTTTGGGTGGAAAAGTTACCGCTGTTGGCACACCAACTGAATTATCTAATAATAATAATTCATTAACTGGCGCATATTTGAATGGTTCAAGAGCTATAGCACTACCACAGCTAGTGAGAAAGCCTTCTGAATATATGATATTAGAACATGCTGATAAACATAATTTGCACGATGTCACCTTACGTGTACCATTGGGTGTGATATGCGGAGTTTCTGGTGTATCTGGTTCTGGTAAAAGCACATTGATTATGGATGAACTTGTTTCTGCTATTAAACGTGAATTTTCAGGGGGCTATAAACGAATTCGGCATAACGCTTTACATTCATCGGAAAATTTTCGCGGCGCAGAGAATATAGAAAATTTAGTTGTTATTGATCAAAGTCCCATTGGACGTACACCCCGGTCTAACCCCGCAACCTATTTAGGAATTTTTGATGAAATAAGGAAGCTATTCGCATCATTACCCGAAAGTAATGCTCGTGGGTATACAGTAGGTAGATTTAGCTTTAATGTAGCAGCGGGAAGATGTTTTGAGTGTCGCGGCGATGGCACCATAAAAGTAGAAATGCATTTTTTACCTGAAGTTATTATGATGTGTAAATCATGTAACGGTGCTCGTTATAATAATGAAACATTATCAATTACCTATAAAGGAAAATCTATTGCGGATGTGCTTGCATTGACAGTGCATGAGGCATTATCATTTTTTGAACATCACAAAACGATTGCTAAGCGTTTGCAGTTAATGTGCGATGTTGGTCTTGATTATCTTGCCCTAGGACAGTCATCAACAACTCTATCAGGCGGAGAAGCGCAACGAATAAAATTGGTAGATGAGTTAGCAAAACGTGAAAAACATACTTTATATATTTTAGACGAACCAACAACCGGATTACATACAAGTGATATTGAAAAATTACTACAAGTACTTAATCGCCTTGTTGATAAAAACAATTCTATGATACTTATCGAACACAATCTGGATGTATTAAAAACAGTCGATTATCTTATTGATTTAGGACCCGAAGGTGGTGATGGTGGAGGACGTATTGTCGCTCAAGGAACACCGCAAGAAGTTGCTCAATGCTTAGAAAGCCATACAGGTCGTTATTTAAAGAGAATCTTTACCAAACTTCAATAATGAGAAATTGAGAAAATTATCAATTGCGATATACTAAAATGAAGAAAAAATAAATATTTTTGTAGAGGTATTTCATGAAGCATTATGTCTTGGTTCTATTCATTACAGTCAATTTTCTATTACCTAGCACTACATATGCTGTGACTTATTTGCACTATAAAACCATTAATAACAAAGCAGTGGAAATAGAAAAAAAAATAACTCGTGATCGATATATAGGATACAGCTTGGCAGCTATAGGTATTATTCATGAGCTATATCAATGGGTACCAATGATGAGAAGTTGCTTTGGTAATACTTATCAGGGTAAAGAACAAATCAATGAAAAAAAATCTATTATTGAAGCTTTCTGTGCTGGTCTTTCATCTCTTTTTTATACACAAGAAGGATGGATTTCTATTGCGCATGCAGGATTGAATATTGGCGGTTTCATTATGATTTCAAAGGTTGGCGAGCAATTTGTCCATCCTGATACTTTGCGGTGGTTTATATATACCTATGCGTCGTATGAAGCAACAATCGACCTCATGCAAAAAAGACTACTAATTTTACGCAATGATGATTTAGAATCAGAACAAACAATCATACATAGAGAATTCTTACAATTATTACATGCTCGTTTAATTCAACAAAATGAATTGATCTGTGCATATATGATATATAAATCTAAGCGCTTAACGAATGAAGAAAGCCTTATCGCTCAGAAAACAATTCACTCTTTTTTCACTATGCATAATAGTTGGCTACAGCAAATAGCAGCTCAATGGGAGAGTGATAGTAGTAATTATGATCAATGCCATCAGCTTTTAGAAGCATATAAAACAGAAATTGCATCTCATCTAAAACATTTTTCTACCATAGAGGGAGAATCACTACGCGATCGAGCTATTATTCAAAAACAAATTAAAAAGTCCGCATTACTAAAAAATTAATGAAAAATAACATTATCAAGTGATTGTTAATGCTTTACATAAAAGTGTTTTTCTGCAAAATATTGCATATTGAAATTATAATTTGTTATTTTAAAGCTAGTGATAAAAAAATTATTCATTGTTTTGAGGAAGGTTTTTAGTATGAAGAATAAATTAATGACTTATGGCTTATTAGTTATTGCAGCAATAGTTACTTCTACATCAATGATACGTCCAGACGAATATAATGATGAATGTTGTGGCAAAAGTATAATGGTTGATTATGATGAAGAGGAACAATGCACAGATGGTTCGTGTGAGGATAGCATTTATTAAGATCTAACATTTTCATGAAAAATATATAATCGGATAGTTATTGGGCAAATTACTTTGAATATCTATCCGATTTTTTTTATTAAGCTACATGTTGTTATAGCTGCAATTCGTTTTATTTTATATACTAAAAATTACTATGACACAAAATAAAGAATACACACCATTGATGCAGCAGTATCATGATATTAAGGTTGATTATGTTGATACTCTTCTTTTTTTTCAAGTAGGTGATTTTTATGAACTTTTTTTTGATGATGCAAAAAACGCAGCCGCATTTTTAGGTAT
This window of the Candidatus Babeliales bacterium genome carries:
- the uvrA gene encoding excinuclease ABC subunit UvrA → MKNSTKPIIIAHWINVFGAREHNLKNIDVAIPKNKLVVITGPSGSGKSSLALDILFTEGKRRYVESLSSYARQFLGIAKKPDVDRIDGLCPAIAIEQKTVGSNPRSTVGTITEIYDYFRILFARIGRVFCPHCHLEIKAESAEAICKMMNKEFHRKIISIAAPIVHEQKGEFIQDLIRLFEKGYYRIKIDGEQYKFKSHDEIKSLNLKKTHKHSIDVIIDCLEITIEASARLQEAVEVAFKLANGNCKIIAGSEQHVYSSHRICIACSQSIPELEPRCFSFNSPVGACKGCEGLGTINEWPWSDDDKNAWKADYPQFFGDKYATSRTCKECNGKRLNTHALAVFVGDKDIYELCNLSIKQLLQFFDTLVLNSTETEIAQGLIQEIKNRLIFINDVGLSYLTLNRTARTLSGGEGQRIRLACQIGSSLSGVLYILDEPSIGLHQRDNDRLIETLKALRDQDNTIVVVEHDMDTIAQSDYVIDMGPAAGILGGKVTAVGTPTELSNNNNSLTGAYLNGSRAIALPQLVRKPSEYMILEHADKHNLHDVTLRVPLGVICGVSGVSGSGKSTLIMDELVSAIKREFSGGYKRIRHNALHSSENFRGAENIENLVVIDQSPIGRTPRSNPATYLGIFDEIRKLFASLPESNARGYTVGRFSFNVAAGRCFECRGDGTIKVEMHFLPEVIMMCKSCNGARYNNETLSITYKGKSIADVLALTVHEALSFFEHHKTIAKRLQLMCDVGLDYLALGQSSTTLSGGEAQRIKLVDELAKREKHTLYILDEPTTGLHTSDIEKLLQVLNRLVDKNNSMILIEHNLDVLKTVDYLIDLGPEGGDGGGRIVAQGTPQEVAQCLESHTGRYLKRIFTKLQ